A genomic region of Metopolophium dirhodum isolate CAU chromosome 1, ASM1992520v1, whole genome shotgun sequence contains the following coding sequences:
- the LOC132936406 gene encoding tigger transposable element-derived protein 4-like, with translation MLKCKAEELSRKIVNNQLIATDGWLSRWKNRHEIKFKRVHGEKASADESASNDWKMKLNCIITTPDGSLCFKKDVLSGSKKAMYRFTVFLCVNMTGSDKRKLLVEGKSLKPRCFKNMSINKMTVHYHANKNARMTSTIFSNWLYEWDKELQAKSSSILLLIDNCAAYPKNVNSKTSL, from the exons atgttaaaatgtaaagcCGAAGAATTATCCCGGAAAATTGTTAACAATCAGTTAATTGCTACTGATGGTTGGTTAAGCAGGTGGAAGAATAGACACGAGATAAAATTCAAACGTGTGCATGGTGAAAAAGCAAGTGCTGATGAATCCGCCTCTAATGATTGGAAA ATGAAACTGAACTGTATTATCACGACACCCGACGGTtctttatgtttcaaaaaagaCGTTCTATCTGGTTCAAAAAAAGCAATGTACAGGTTTACAGTCTTCTTATGTGTCAATATGACCGGGAGTGACAAAAGAAAGCTGCTAGTAGAAGGGAAAAGCTTAAAACCtcgatgttttaaaaatatgtctataaataaaatgacaGTGCATTACCACGCGAATAAAAATGCACGGATGACTTCaaccatattttcaaactgGCTATATGAATGGGATAAGGAATTGCAAGCAAAATCTAGTTCCATACTTCTTCTTATTGATAACTGTGCTGCATATCCAAAAAACGTTAACTCAAAAACATCACTTTAG